The nucleotide sequence GCAGGAGTTGCACCGCCTGCCGATCCGTTTCCTGTCCATCACCGCCTACGGCGACACCGCCGCGAGCTGACGCCGACGACGGCAACGTACCGCACCGCACCCGCCGATCCCCTGTTGCTCAGCGATCGACCAGCCCGGCCGGCAGCGCGCGTTCGTGCAGCACAGTCAGCCGCTGGGTGGGCCGGCTCATGGCCACGTACAGATCGTTGACCCCGCGCCGGCGCTCAGCCACGATCGCGGCCGGCTCCACGACGAGCACGCTGTCGAACTCGAGGCCCTTGGCCTGGCCCGCGGTCAGCACGACGATTTCCGGCGAGCCTTCGTCCACGGCCGCGGACAGCGCGCCCTCGATCGCCGCCTGCAGGCCGGCCGGCACGATCACCGCCACCGATCCCCCGGCGGCCTGGCGCTGTTCGGCCAGCGCCGTCATGACCACGTCCTCGATCAGGTCGAGCTCTACGCGCCGGACCACCGGAGGCTGATGCCCCTCGCGGGCCGAGGTCAGCGTGCCCACCCCGATACCGGCCGCGGTCATCACAGCGATCGCGTCGTCCATCACCACCCGGGGCGTCCGGTAGTTGACGCTGAGCTGAGACAGCCGCCAGCGGTCGCGCACATAACGGTCGAGCACCTGACCCCAGTTCGTGGCGCCGGCCGAGGATGAGGTCTGGGCCGGGTCCCCGACCAAGGTCATCGATCGGGTCGGGCAGCGGCGCATCAGCATGCGCCATTGCATCGCTGACAGCTCCTGGGCTTCGTCCACGACGATGTGCCCGTAGGCCCAGGACCGGTCGCCGGCGGCGTGCTCGGCCACCGTGCGCCGTTCCCGTTGCCCGGCGTAGCGATCGACCAGGTCGTCGGCGGTCACGGCTCCGACGGCGCCGAAGGTCTCCAGGCTCTGCTCGGCGAACTCCAACTCGCCGACCCGTTCGGCCGCCCGGCGCGCGGCGGCGGCCCGGGCGACGGCGTCGTCCTCACCGAGCAACTCGGCCGCCTCGTCCAGCAACGCGACATCGGCAACCGACCACGGCTCGCCGGCCTCGCGATGGAGCAGCTGGCGGTCGCGCTCGGACATGCCGCCTGTCGCGGCCCGGCGAAAGCCCGGATCGGAGTACAGCTCGGTGAGCAGTTGTTGCGGGGTCAGCGGCATCCAGAGCAGGTTGATCTCGCGCCGAACATCCCGGCTGTCCCGCAGCGAAGTGACCAGCTCGGCCCTGGTATCGGCCGAGCCGGTTCCGGTCAGTTCGATGTCCAAGGCCTTGGCGTAACGCTGCACCAGCAGTTCCAGCAGCTCGACCACGAACACGGTGCGGGCCTCGTTGTGCGGCTTGCGCGAGTTACGGGCTCGCTGCCGAGCGGCGAAGGCGTCGTTCTCGGTCAACAGCACGGTGGTGCCGTCGATCTTCAACGGAATCGACTTGCGGGGAAGGCGCTGGCGGGCACGAACCGCCCCGGAAACAACCCGGATCATGCGCCCGGATCCCTTGAGGCGTTCGACTTCGGCCGATTCGCCGACCACCGTGGACACCCCCGGAAACAGCTCGCCCGGGGTGGCCATGACGACGCCCGTCTCGCCGAGACTGGGCAGCACCTGTTCGATGTAGTGCAGGAAGCGCCGGTTCGGTCCGACGAGCAGGACGCCGCTGCGCTCCAGCCGCTGGCGGTGCGCATAGAGCAGATACGCCGCGCGGTGCAGGGCGACCGCGGTCTTGCCGGTGCCTGGACCGCCCTGCACGACCAGGATCCCGGCCAGCTGATCGCGCACGATGCGATCCTGCTCGGCCTGGATGGTGGACACGATGTCACGCATCTGACCGGTGCGGTGGGCGTTGAGGGCCAGCATCAGCGCGCCCTCGTCGGAGACGGTGGTTTCGTCGCGCGGCTCGTCGGTGAAGGCCTGATAGTCGAGGATCTCGTCGGAGATCGCGGTCACCCGGCGTCCGGAGGTCGTCAGGTGCCGGCGACTCAGGACGCCTTGCGGGTCGGCCGGCGTGGCCTGGTAGAACGGCTCGGCTGCGGGCGCGCGCCAGTCGATGAGGATTCGCGCGCCGGTGGCGTTGGCCAGGCCGATCCGGCCGATGTGATGGTGCGAGCCGTCGAGCAGGTCGAGCCGTCCGAACGCCAGCCGGTCCGAGACCGCCCGTAACCGGGCGAGCTGGTCGGCGTGCAGCGTGGCGAAGGCATCCCGCTCCGCCCGTGCGGCCGGGGTCCCCGCGGTCGGGCCGCGACGGGTCTCCTCCAACATGCGGGCCGTCTCGGCGGTGACCTCGTCGAGACGGCGGTACAGCGAATCCAGCGTCGCCTGCTCCTGGATGAGCTGGCGGTCGGCCGAGGACGTGCTGATGGCTGGCTCCTGACGACGGGCGGCGGCGCTGGCCCGGACCGGTCCGGGACGTCGGTCGAAACGAGGAGATTCGACCGGCGATCTAGTCTAGTCGCTTCCGCGGTCAGCTCACCGGCACGATTTGGCAGCGCTGGATTCGTCCGTCGCCGACGTCCAGGACGGCGATCGTCCCGTGGGGCTGGCGGCGCTTGTCCGTCGGCGATCCCGGGTTGAGCAGGCGCTGCCCGGCCAGCTCGGAGTCCCAGGGAATGTGCGAGTGACCGAAGACGACCAGCCGGGCGAGCGGGAAGCGACGCCGAAGGCGCAACTCTCGGCCCGTCCGGGGACCGCTGTCGTGGATCATCGCAACCGACAGCCCCTCGATGTCGAACTCGAGGACTTCCGGCGCCGGCCATCGCGCGACGTCCGGGCCGTCGTTGTTGCCACGCACCACGCGCACCGGGGCGAAGCCACTGAGTTGCTCGAGCACGGCCGGCGTGCACACATCGCCCGCGTGCAGGATCAGCTCCGCGGCCGAGAGCTCGTGGGCCACGGCCGGCGGGCACGCCTTCCAGAACCGCGGGGCATGAGTGTCGGACAGGGCAACCACTCGCATGAGGGCATTCTCGCAGCCGCCCCTGGGTGCTCGGAGTTTGCATAGATTCGGACCAACGCTTGCATAGATTTCTGCGCTACTTTGCATAGGTCACCGGCCAGTCGAAGAGCGGCGAGTCGGCGGCAGCGAAGAGATTCGCCCATTCCGAGAGGGATGATCGATGTCGATCACCGCCGAGTTCGTCCGGGCCCGCTTGTTCGCCGAACTCGCCCAGGATCTGGCCGCACAGCCTGACGCCACCACGGCCGTCAATCGCGTGCTCAGCCAGGCCGTGGCCCTGACGGGATGCGAATCGGCCGGGTTGTGGGTGCTCACCCCCTCGGGAAACGGCAAGTTGCGGGCGTGCACCGAGCCCGGGCTGGCGGAGCTCGCCGACAAGCTCATCGCCGAGCAACGACGCGGAACCGTCTGGGACTGTCTCGTCGACGCCGACGCCGTGTGGGTGTCCGACACGTCACGAGAGCCACGCTGGCAACTGCACGACCGATCCGTCGACGCGGCGTTCGTGAAACACGCCTCCCCCCGGGCGATGGCCGGTTTCGCCCTTCGGGTGGATGGTCAGGTCAGCGGAGTGCTCGTCCTGGGCTCGTCGCAGGCCGGCTTCTTCGACCAGGAGGTGCTCGCGACCGCTCGCATCTTCGCCCAGCACGCGGCGATCGGCCTGGAGGTGACGAACCGGGCGGTCAAGACGCGCAACCTGGAAGGCGCCCTGGACTCCAATCGCCGGATCGGCGTGGCCATCGGCATCCTGATGTCCCGGCAGCACATCACCGAGTCACGGGCCTTCGACCTGCTGCGCCGGGATTCGCAGAACGCACACCGCAAGCTTCGGGACGTGGCCGAGCACGTCATCCTGACCGGACAGCTCCCGTCCGCCGAACAGCGCGTCCTGGCCTCGTGAGGAGCGCCCCGACCGGCCCGGACCGATGAACGAAGACCCGCCGACCACCGGCCAACCCCCCGCCGGTGCTGGGCAGCCGGGTCCCGACGCAATTCCGTTGTCGTCGGCGGCCCGGCTGCTTGGCGTGCCCATGCCGACCCTGCGCTCCTGGGAGCTTCGCTACGGAATCCCCGCCATGGACCGGGAATCCGGACGGCACCGCCGCTACAACAACGCCGAACTCCACGCCATGCGGCTCATGCGCGACGAGATCGCCCGCGGGAAGCGGGCCAGCGTCGCGGCGCATTCGGTGCAGCAGATGCTCGGTCAGGCCGGCCCCGCGCGGGGATATCTGGACAGGTTTCTCGCGGCCGCCGAGCAGGAGAACCCGGCGGCGATCCGCCGGCAACTGGACCGGGCACGCGAGGGTCTGGGCCTGGGGGCGTGCATCGACGACGTCCTGCTACCGGCCCTGCACCAGGTGGGTACGTGGTGGCAGACCGGCCGCTGCGACATCGACCAGGAACGGCTGACGACCGAAACCGTGCGGGGGTGGCTGGATCGCCAGTCCTCGCTGGCCCCGCCGACGGTCGATCCGACCCCGATCGTGCTCGCCTGTGGCCCGAGCGACCTGCATACCGTGGGGCTCGAGTCCTTCGCGCTGCTCCTGCGCATGCGAGGCCGCAGTTGCCGGGTGCTCGGCGCCCGGACGCCCGCGCTGGCGCTGATCACCGCGATCCAGGCCTCTGGCGCCCGACAGGTCGTCATCGTCTCGCATCTGAGTTCCGGGCGGCACCGCGCGGTGGAATCCTTGCGGCAGGTCGCCGCGCTGGGTGTGCAGACCTACTTCGCGGGCAACGCTTTTTCCTCTACCGCGGCAAGGCGCGGTGTGCCGGGTGAGTACCTGGGCACTCGGCTGCAGGATGCCTGCTCGGCCCTGCTCTGAACGCGGTCAGTGCGTGCAGCCCGCTTGCCCGGCCAGTAGAGCGAGATCGTCGAAGCCCACGAGCAACGTGCTGCGATGCACGCCGAGCGTCGTGTAGAAAACGCGAAAGCGCACCGGCAACGGAGCCACGCAGCTGACCCGGGCCGTGAACACGGTCTGGATCCAGAGCGACTGACCGTGCGAGACGAGTTGCCCGAACGGCCGGCCGCGACAGTCCGCGTGCGCGATCGATTCCTGGTGCAATCCGGCCAGCGGAAGGTCGGCCTGCCAACTGGTCACGCGGATCGGGTTGATCTCGACATTGGTGAGCTCGATGCCGACCGTGACGCGGCGGCCCTTCTGCTCCGCGCAGACCTTGCCGGTCTGGCTCAGGCCCACGAAGCTGTCGGCGGGCGAGCCGTTCGGTGACGGCGCGACCAGCGACAGTGTGGCACTCGGGGACGGGCGGGGCGGCGCCGCTGAGCCCCGACGATCACGATTGATCAGCGACACCAGGCCGATCACCACCAGCGCGGCGACGACCGCCGCCACGACGATGCGCCCGGACGTCCAGGGCCGCGCGCCGCCCGGCGGCCCGGTCGCAGCATCACCAGAGGCCGGGTCGGTGATCGAGGCGTCGGAATCGGCGGACTCGTCCGTCCAGGCCAGCAGAACCTCCGGCTGGTCCCGGGACAGCCGGTCCGCCGATGGCAGATCGTCCTTGCCCATCGGCCCAATGTAACCGGCCGCACGAGCCGCGTTCGGCTACGGGATGCGGCCGATCCATTCGGGCGTGGCGAACTTGTTCTCGATCAGGTCGGCCGCGATGCGCTGTTCGTCGGCGCTGACGTCCGAGGGTGTCAGCCCATAGCGCTTGGCGAAGCTGGCCAACATGGCCTCGATGATCGCCTCGCGCGGCAGCCCGGTTTGAGACCGCAGCGGATCCACCCGTTTGGCGGCCGAGGCCGTGCCCTTCATGGACAGCTTCTCCCGCCCGATGCGCAAGACCTCGGTCATCTTGGCGGAGTCGATGTCGTAGGCCATCGTGACGTGATGCAGCACCGCGCCGTTGGCCAACCGCTTCTGAGCGGCTCCGGCGATCTTGCCGGCCGGTGAGGTGATGTCGTTCAAGGGCTGGTACCAGGCCCTGATGCCGAGCTCGCCCAGCGCGCCGAGCACCCAGTCGTCGAGGAAGGCGTAGGAGTCTTGGAAGGACAGGCCCTCCACCAGCGACGCCGGTGCATAGATCGAGTAGGTGATGGTGTTGCCGGGTTCGACGAACATCGCGCCGCCGCCGCTGATCCGGCGGACCACCTCGATGCCGTGGCGGGCCGCCCCGTCCGGGTCGACCTCGTTGGACAGGGACTGGAACGACCCGATGACCACGCAGGGCGAGGCCCACTCCCAGACCCGCAGCACAGGTCCACGACGGCCGGAGCCGACCTCCTCGATCAGGGTTTGATCCAGCGCCATGTGGTAGTTCGGGCTCTTGGGACCTTCGTGAATCAGCGACCACTGGTGATCGGTCCAACTGGTCGCCTGCGACAGCGCACGTCGCACCGCGGTGGCGACGTCGGCGGTGCTGAAGCCGTACATGACCGTCGACGGCGAGAGAACCGCGTCCATGCGCGCCGTCAGCTCCATCGCGCTGGACCGCACCGAAGCCCCGTCGAGGGTCCGGTTGATGTCGGCCAGGGCCTCGTCCGGTTCGAGGAAGAAGTCGCCTGAGACGTGGACGTCGCGCAGTTGCCCGTCGATCACGTCGAGGTCGACGACGACCAGCTTGCCCGAAGGAACCTTGAACTCACCGTGCACGACTCGAACCCCTAGCTCGACGAGGACCGCCGACATCAAGCCGCGACGGTGTACCGAACCGGACAACGCCCGGCCTCACCACGGTAATCCCGGCACTCAAGCGCGCCGGCGACGCCGTCCGGTGAGAAGCAGCACCAATCCGCCGAGCAACAGCCCGAGCGCGGACCACGACATGGCCGTGATGGGGGTACCGGTCGCGGCAAGGCCGCCGCCGGCGACATCGACGATCACCTGGCCGCAACCGGCGGTCCCGGTCGCACACAGTCCGGTGGCACCGACCCGGCCGCCCCGCGGACCGCCGTTGTTGTCGGGCTGAGGATCCGGCGTGTCCGTCTGCACGATCTGGGCGGTGTTCTGGGCGGTGCTCGACTCGACGATCTGGGTCAGCGACAGCGTGGCCCGTTGGCCGACCGCGAGATCGCCCAGATCCCACCGTCCGCTGGCCAGGTCGTAACTGCCCTGACTCCACGAGGCGGTGCTCGGCGCCAGGCCGCTGGGGTTGTCGGTTACGGCCACCGACCGCGCGACGGACGGGCCGCGGTTGGTCACCGTCACGGTGAATCGGGCCTGGCCACCCATGCCGATCCGGGCGTCGGCGATGGTCTTGCTCAGGACCAGGTCGGCCGAGGTCTGGCTGGTGGCGATCGCCGCCGCCCGGTTGTTGGCCGGAACACCGTCGTAGGTGTCGCTGGCCACGACGACCTGGTTGATCACCTTCCCGCCGGGAAGCAGGTTCGCGTTCGCCGTCCCGGTGATCGTCTCACTCAGGTTCGAGTCGGCCGGCAGCGACGGATAGGTGCACTGCACCACTACGGGATAGTCGGCCAGCGTGTAGGGACCATAGGCCGAGCCGAGCCGGTCGAGGTCGGACCTGGTCGTGGCGCGCGTGATGCAGGAGGCGCCGTCGATGTGTGCGTCGGCCGTGCCGACCGCGGCCGTGATCACTGCCGGCACCGGGTCGATGGTCGTGACGTTGGTCGCCACGCTGGGACCGGCATTGGTGACCGTGACGGCGTACGCCACCGGAGCGCCGGCGACCACACCGGAGCCGTCCAGTTCGGCACCGACCCCGAGGTCCGCGGCCGTGGTGACCGGCAGCGATCCGGTATCGGCCGGGCCGCCACCGCACTGGTCGGTGCAGCCGTGGGTACCGGCCGGGTTGGTCACGGCGTCGTAGTCGGCGTTGACGGTCGCGATGTTCTGCGCGTCGCCTACCGCGGTCACGACGCCGGTGATGTGGAACAGGGCGCTGTCGAAGGACGACGCGATGACGGTGCCGGTCAGCGTGTTCGCGGCCGAGCCGGTGGTGTCGCAGATGGCCGTGCCGGTGGTGGTACAGGTGATCTGGCTGACCTGCACGATGGCGGGCACGGTGTCGTGCACGGAGGCCAGGCCGACGCCGCCCCCGGCATTGGTCACGGTGATCGTGTACACGATGGTGTCGCCGACGTGGTAGTTGCTGTGATCGGCGGTCTTGGTCTCGGTGATCACCGGGTTGTCGGCAACGGGCAACGCCGGAGTGCTCGCCTCACCGCCGCCGCATTGGCCGTTGCAGCCGTCCGTGGTGGGCGTGATCGTGGCCGTGTTGCCGACGTCGCCGGTGCCCAGGACCTGGCCGGTGATCACGAAGCTTCCGCTGGTCCCGCCGGCAAGGGTGATGCTGCCCGAGACGGCGTTGCTCTGCGGACCGTGCACGCAGCTACCCGGGGCCGGGGCATCGCAGCTGACCATGACGTGCTGGACGTTGGCCGGCACGGTATCGGTCACGGTCGCGGTGCCGGTGCCGCCGCCGATGTTGTTGACGGTGATGAAGTAGGTGATGTTCTGGCCGTAGACATAGCTGCTGCGGTTGGCCGTCTTGGTCTGGGTGAAGACCGGGTTGTCAGAGGCCAGCAACAGTCCGGTCCCGGCCGATCCGCCACCGCACTGCGTGCTGCAGCCAGGCGTTCCGTTGGGGTTGGACGTGCTGTCGTAATTGGGGTTGATCGTGACGAGGTTGGCGACCGAGCCGGAGGTGAGCACCGTTCCGATCACGGTGTAGACGACGCTGCGGCCGGCCGGGATGCTGACCGCGCCCCGGACGGAGTTCCCCGACCCCGTCGACGTGCAACTCGCTCCGGTGGCCGGCGCGCACGTCACCGCGGTGACGCCGACCGTCGGCGTCACCTCGTCGAAGACCGATGCGGTGCCGCCGCCGGAACCGGTGTTGTTCACGGTGATCGTGTAGGTGATCGCCTGACCGACGATGTAGGCGGCGGCATCGCTGACCTTGGTCTGGGTGAAGACGGGGTTGTCGGTTGCGGCCAGCGGACCGGTGCCGGCGTCGCCGCCGCCGCACTGAGCCGAGCAGCCGGGGGTCGTGGCGGCGACGGTGGCGGTGTTGGCCACCGATCCGATCGCGTTGACCGTGCCGACGACCGTGAACGTACTGACGGCTCCCGCCGCGAGGCTGACGGTGCCGGCCAGCGTGTTGCCCGACGATCCGGTTGTGGCACAGGCCGAACCGGACGGCGCGGTGCAACTGATCGAGGTCACCGAGATTCGCGACGGCACGGCGTCGGCCACGGTCGCGGTGCCCGGGCCGGTGCCGGTGTTGGTGACGGTCACCGTGTAGGTGATGGCCTGACCGAGGATGTAACCGGCCGAGTCGGCGGTCTTCGTCTGGGTGAACACGGGGTTGCCCGCCGCGTCGATCACGCCGGTGCCGGCTGTACCGCCGCCGCACTGACCGGCGCAGCCGACCGTGGTCGGGGTGACGTCGGCGATGTTGGCGACGCTGCCGGCCGAGGTCACCCGTGCGCTGATCGTGACGGTGACCGAACTTCCGGCGGCCACCGACACCGACGCGGCGACGGAATTACCTTGTGGGCCGGGGCTGCAGGCCGACGGGGCCGCGGCCGCGCAGGTCACCGAACCCACCGTGACCGTGCCGGGAACCGTGTCGGTGACCGTGGCGGTACCGGCTCCCGAGCCGGTGTTGGCCACCGTCACCGTGTACGTGATGGGTTGACCGACGATGTAGGCGGCCGCGTCGGTGGTCTTGGTCTGGGTGAAGAAGGGCGCGTCACCGATCGGGAGCGCCCCGGTGTCCGCGGCGCCCCCGCCGCACTGGCTGCCGCAGCCGGCGGTGCGAGGCGTCACGTCGGCACGGTTGCGGGCCGAACCGGCGGCGTTGGCGACACCGACGATCGTGTAGACCGCCTGGCCGGACGCGGCGAGGGTGACCAGACCG is from Jatrophihabitans telluris and encodes:
- a CDS encoding lipoate--protein ligase family protein; translation: MHGEFKVPSGKLVVVDLDVIDGQLRDVHVSGDFFLEPDEALADINRTLDGASVRSSAMELTARMDAVLSPSTVMYGFSTADVATAVRRALSQATSWTDHQWSLIHEGPKSPNYHMALDQTLIEEVGSGRRGPVLRVWEWASPCVVIGSFQSLSNEVDPDGAARHGIEVVRRISGGGAMFVEPGNTITYSIYAPASLVEGLSFQDSYAFLDDWVLGALGELGIRAWYQPLNDITSPAGKIAGAAQKRLANGAVLHHVTMAYDIDSAKMTEVLRIGREKLSMKGTASAAKRVDPLRSQTGLPREAIIEAMLASFAKRYGLTPSDVSADEQRIAADLIENKFATPEWIGRIP
- a CDS encoding GAF and ANTAR domain-containing protein; translated protein: MSITAEFVRARLFAELAQDLAAQPDATTAVNRVLSQAVALTGCESAGLWVLTPSGNGKLRACTEPGLAELADKLIAEQRRGTVWDCLVDADAVWVSDTSREPRWQLHDRSVDAAFVKHASPRAMAGFALRVDGQVSGVLVLGSSQAGFFDQEVLATARIFAQHAAIGLEVTNRAVKTRNLEGALDSNRRIGVAIGILMSRQHITESRAFDLLRRDSQNAHRKLRDVAEHVILTGQLPSAEQRVLAS
- a CDS encoding metallophosphoesterase family protein; the encoded protein is MRVVALSDTHAPRFWKACPPAVAHELSAAELILHAGDVCTPAVLEQLSGFAPVRVVRGNNDGPDVARWPAPEVLEFDIEGLSVAMIHDSGPRTGRELRLRRRFPLARLVVFGHSHIPWDSELAGQRLLNPGSPTDKRRQPHGTIAVLDVGDGRIQRCQIVPVS
- a CDS encoding MerR family transcriptional regulator encodes the protein MPTLRSWELRYGIPAMDRESGRHRRYNNAELHAMRLMRDEIARGKRASVAAHSVQQMLGQAGPARGYLDRFLAAAEQENPAAIRRQLDRAREGLGLGACIDDVLLPALHQVGTWWQTGRCDIDQERLTTETVRGWLDRQSSLAPPTVDPTPIVLACGPSDLHTVGLESFALLLRMRGRSCRVLGARTPALALITAIQASGARQVVIVSHLSSGRHRAVESLRQVAALGVQTYFAGNAFSSTAARRGVPGEYLGTRLQDACSALL
- a CDS encoding HelD family protein, whose protein sequence is MLEETRRGPTAGTPAARAERDAFATLHADQLARLRAVSDRLAFGRLDLLDGSHHHIGRIGLANATGARILIDWRAPAAEPFYQATPADPQGVLSRRHLTTSGRRVTAISDEILDYQAFTDEPRDETTVSDEGALMLALNAHRTGQMRDIVSTIQAEQDRIVRDQLAGILVVQGGPGTGKTAVALHRAAYLLYAHRQRLERSGVLLVGPNRRFLHYIEQVLPSLGETGVVMATPGELFPGVSTVVGESAEVERLKGSGRMIRVVSGAVRARQRLPRKSIPLKIDGTTVLLTENDAFAARQRARNSRKPHNEARTVFVVELLELLVQRYAKALDIELTGTGSADTRAELVTSLRDSRDVRREINLLWMPLTPQQLLTELYSDPGFRRAATGGMSERDRQLLHREAGEPWSVADVALLDEAAELLGEDDAVARAAAARRAAERVGELEFAEQSLETFGAVGAVTADDLVDRYAGQRERRTVAEHAAGDRSWAYGHIVVDEAQELSAMQWRMLMRRCPTRSMTLVGDPAQTSSSAGATNWGQVLDRYVRDRWRLSQLSVNYRTPRVVMDDAIAVMTAAGIGVGTLTSAREGHQPPVVRRVELDLIEDVVMTALAEQRQAAGGSVAVIVPAGLQAAIEGALSAAVDEGSPEIVVLTAGQAKGLEFDSVLVVEPAAIVAERRRGVNDLYVAMSRPTQRLTVLHERALPAGLVDR